Part of the Nocardioides perillae genome is shown below.
TCGCCGGCACGCCGCTGCGGTCGGGCCGCACGCCGGTCATCATCATCACGTGGTTGGGGATCGTCTCCATGATCGGCAGCGACGAGGCCCGCGGGAAGTTGCGGCCGGCCGCGCGGAGCCCGGCGACCGTCGGCATCGTGGTCGGCGTGATCTCGTCGGGCCGGCAGCCGTCGAGCACGACGACGTAGGCCCGCTTGCGCCCGCCCGCGCGGGCGTCGGCCGCCGCAGCGCTCGGGGCGCCGAGCGCCGAGGAGATCGCGGTGGCCGCGGCGCCCGCGCCTGCCACCTGCAGGAGGTTGCGGCGACCGGTGCGCAGCAGCTCGGCGCCCTCGGCGAAGCGCTCGCCGGGGTGGGTGCAGCCGGTGTGCCCGCACATCAGCGGTCGCCTCCGTCCGTGCGGGGGCCGACAGGGGCGTCGGCGGCCTCGACGCGGCCGGTGCCGGCCAGGGTGCGGTAGCTCACCGACCAGACGGCCTCGGCGGCCCGGTCGGCGCGCGGGTCGGTGGCGCCGCTGCCCTCGCGGGGGCGCAGGACGAACCAGTCCATCTGCGCCCGGGCCGGGGTCACGTCGAGCACCGAGAAGCCGTGGGAGTCGAAGTCGAGGTACTTGATGTGGCGGTTGTTGGCCAGGATGCCGGCCTCCACCACCTCGGTCGTCGCGCCCGACGGGTCGCCGGTGATGTCCTTGAGGTTGTTGCTGGTGACCGAGGAGCAGACGAACTCGACGCCCGCGGAGTCGCTGAGCGGAGCGGTCGCCACGTCGTACGGCAGCTCGCAGGCCCAGCCGGAGTGGATGTCGCCGGTGAGGAAGAGCGCGTCCTTCACCCCGCGGTCGCGGATGTGGTCGAGCACCTCGCGGCGGTCGGCGGTGTAGCCGTCCCACTGGTCGGTGTTGTAGGGCGCGCCGTCGGCCGGCAGCAGCCCGGTCACGTCGTTGACCGGGTCGAGCAGGTCGCGGGGGACCTGCCCGAAGGTGACCGGCGCGATCATCACCGGGTTGCCGACCAGCTTCCACTGCGCGCGCTCCTGCTGCAGCGAGGCCTTGAGCCACGCCATCTGCTGGCGCCCGAGGATCGTGCGGTCGGGGTCGCTCACGGTGGCGTCGGGGTTGGGCACGGGCGTCGGCACGCCGCCGACCTGCTGGCTGCGGTAGGTGCGCAGGTCGAGCATGCTCAGCTCAGCGAGCTGGCCGAACTGCAGCCGGCGGTAGAGCCGGGCGCCGTCGCCGAGACGGGCGGTGCCGTCCATGAGCACCGGCATCCACTCGTCGTACGCGCGGTGGGCGCGGGCGCGCCGGCGGACGTAGTCGCCCTCGGAGGCGTCGTGGTTCTCCGCGCCGTCGCGCCACTGGTCGTTGGTGACCTCGTGGTCGTCCCAGGTGACGATCATCGGCGCCAGCGCGTGGAGGTCCTGCAGGTCGGGGTCGCGCTTGTACTGCGCGTGGCGCTGGCGGTAGTCGGCGAGGCTGACCATCTCGCGCGCG
Proteins encoded:
- a CDS encoding alkaline phosphatase D family protein, with amino-acid sequence MTTPDPQHVARRTVLATGAAGAVGATALASGSAAAEPAPRTRPRRSSAQLFAHGVASGDPQPTAVVLWTRLTPTAAATPGSGKGPKAHVTWQVATDARFRRIVKQGTVTTSASRDHTVKVLATGLRPATWYHYRFVHRGVASRPGRTRTAPARDALPGNLRLGVVSCANLQAGFFSAYRHLARRRDLHAVLHLGDYLYEYAPGQYGRGQGNEDVRRHVPAREMVSLADYRQRHAQYKRDPDLQDLHALAPMIVTWDDHEVTNDQWRDGAENHDASEGDYVRRRARAHRAYDEWMPVLMDGTARLGDGARLYRRLQFGQLAELSMLDLRTYRSQQVGGVPTPVPNPDATVSDPDRTILGRQQMAWLKASLQQERAQWKLVGNPVMIAPVTFGQVPRDLLDPVNDVTGLLPADGAPYNTDQWDGYTADRREVLDHIRDRGVKDALFLTGDIHSGWACELPYDVATAPLSDSAGVEFVCSSVTSNNLKDITGDPSGATTEVVEAGILANNRHIKYLDFDSHGFSVLDVTPARAQMDWFVLRPREGSGATDPRADRAAEAVWSVSYRTLAGTGRVEAADAPVGPRTDGGDR